The following coding sequences lie in one Leishmania donovani BPK282A1 complete genome, chromosome 11 genomic window:
- a CDS encoding acidocalcisomal pyrophosphatase, which produces MSDGTRYMYPARKAHAMDLGSSLNPEGDQKQTWGSVASIADVMSPTAEIKPSAPQVTHFGTGLGMQSSTGDLALQEADSDGDKTEVVNEFDLAAYSKEDLTQTLHKRIMSRMFSAFDVTQVGYLDINKLKELCVYVGRNMSQEASEKMFDELKGIDGHITFDVFWNWWTTYPDTKMTKDTFSLVSADFSVPYHQQQLKIKEEGEIFTPSYRVKYYFKDMETGLRRRVSPWHDVPLYVRDPVRTKPENIRANRYNFICEIPKWTRAKFEIATGEPFNPIKQDIKNGVPRFYKHGDMMWNYGAFPQTWESTEVIFEDGVSGDNDPIDGVEIGMRQMRVGEIHPVRILGVLGMIDDGQMDWKVICMSVNDPVARFIRDIDDIPKFLPGCLDALREWFRVYKICQGGVENKFAFNGEYKDKTYAMKVVDESHYMWENLRKIKKKEEV; this is translated from the coding sequence ATGTCCGATGGCACGCGCTACATGTATCCGGCCCGTAAGGCTCACGCGATGGACCTCGGCTCGTCCCTCAACCCCGAGGGAGATCAGAAGCAGACGTGGGGGAGCGTTGCCTCCATCGCGGACGTCATGTCGCCCACCGCGGAGATCAAGCCCAGCGCTCCGCAGGTGACGCACTTTGGCACCGGACTTGGCATGCAGAGCTCCACCGGCGACCTTGCCCTGCAAGAAGCCGATAGCGATGGCGACAAGACCGAGGTCGTGAACGAGTTTGACCTGGCCGCCTACTCAAAGGAGGATCTCACGCAAACGCTGCATAAGCGGATCATGAGCCGCATGTTCTCTGCCTTTGACGTCACGCAGGTGGGCTACCTGGACATCAACAAGCTCAAGGAGCTCTGCGTCTATGTTGGCCGCAACATGTCGCAGGAGGCTTCAGAGAAAATGTTCGATGAGCTCAAAGGCATCGACGGGCACATCACGTTCGACGTCTTTTGGAATTGGTGGACGACCTACCCGGACACCAAGATGACCAAGGacaccttctctctcgtgtcCGCCGACTTCTCCGTGCCTTatcaccagcagcagctcaaaATCAAAGAAGAAGGTGAGATTTTCACCCCGAGCTACCGCGTGAAGTACTACTTCAAGGATATGGAGACAGGCCTACGCCGTCGTGTGAGTCCGTGGCACGACGTGCCGCTTTACGTGCGCGACCCGGTGCGCACAAAGCCGGAGAACATCCGCGCCAACCGCTACAACTTCATCTGCGAGATCCCGAAGTGGACACGCGCCAAGTTCGAGATTGCCACCGGCGAGCCGTTTAACCCCATCAAGCAGGACATCAAGAACGGTGTGCCACGATTCTACAAGCACGGAGACATGATGTGGAACTATGGCGCCTTCCCGCAGACGTGGGAGAGCACGGAGGTGATCTTCGAGGACGGCGTCAGTGGCGACAACGACCCAATAGACGGCGTTGAAATCGGCATGCGCCAGATGCGCGTCGGCGAAATCCACCCTGTCCGCatcctcggcgtcctcggcaTGATCGACGACGGACAGATGGACTGGAAGGTGATCTGCATGTCCGTCAATGACCCAGTCGCGCGCTTCATCAGAGACATCGACGACATCCCAAAGTTCTTGCCTGGCTGCCTCGATGCACTGCGCGAGTGGTTCCGGGTGTACAAGATTTGCCAAGGCGGGGTCGAGAACAAGTTTGCCTTCAACGGTGAATACAAGGACAAGACATACGCTATGAAGGTTGTGGACGAGTCGCACTACATGTGGGAGAATCTGCGCAAGATTaagaagaaggaagaggtgTGA